The DNA window TGAAAAAGCCGGCAGCCCCACACCTCTCATTATCGACCAATCCGCGCCGCTGCCTAGCATTAACAAGATAGACCAGGCCATTGTCATTGTGTCATTCAATGAAGAAAATGGCGCGGTTCGAGAATCGACGCTCCTCTTCGCTCATCGCCCTGCCCCCCTGCTCTACTCGTCCCCTGCCGGCTGCTGTTTCCGGTAGTCATCGCGAATGCCATGCAGCTCTTTCCAGATCGCCGCCTTGGAGTCCTGCGGCGAGACGCACACAAACACGTACTTCTGCTCCTTCCCGCTCCAGGTCTGGATCTCCAGGTTCAGCCGCTGCGGCTTCCGCGTGGCGAACGGCTCGATCCAGTCCAGCACGCCTGTGTAATGCACGGCCGGATCACCCGGCGCCGCTTCCTGCCGTTTCAGCTGCAGCGTAAAGGCAGCCGGATCCAGCCCCGGCAGCTTCCCCCTCAGCACGGCCTGGCAAAGCCCGCGGTAATAGGCCAGAAACTCCTTCTGCACCTCCGCTTCGGTCAGCGGCGAATCCGCCCGCAGTTCAAACGCAAAGGCATACGAAAAGAATCCGTCCGCCTCCGGCTTCATCATTCCCGGAGCAAACCGAATCTTCTCCGTCCCCTGCCATCCCATCCCCGGAGCAAACCCGGGCGGCAAAGCAATCGTCTCCCCGCCCCACCCTTCCGGAGCTTTCAAACCCTGCTCCTCCGCCCCCACCGCCAAACAAAGAAGAACCACCAACCCCAACATAAGAACCTCCCAACAACAAAGAACAAACGACTAAGAACCAACAACCAAGAACGAACAAAGAACCAACCCCTCTCCTCATCCAAATCCCCCAATTGTGATAGATTTAACTGCAGTCAAAAACTTCCCGCCAATCGCCTGGAGAAAATGCGATGCGCCAACTTACCGCCGAGGGGCATCGGATTGTCAGCGACCTCAGCCAGCGACACGGCTTTAGTCCCGACGCCGTGACCCACATGCTCTTTGCCGTCGTCAATGGAAACGGCTCCATGGCCCAGTTCAGCCATCCCGAATTCGGCGGCTCCGGCCAGTGGATGCAGGGCGGCATGATGATGCTGGGCGACATGTTCAACAACTATCTCAAAGGACGCGTCAGCTCCCTCTGCTCCGACATCGCCCAGATCGTCGCCAGCCAGCCCGGCCTGCTGCAAAGCGGCAGCTTCCAGTCGCAAAGCCAAAGCGGCGGCGGCCAACAGGACCAGCGTAGCGGCGCCCACCAGGGTCCGTCCAGTCTGTTCGCTCCTGATCCAGAACAACTCTGGTGGCCGCAAGAGCTCGGTTCGCCCAGCGCCAGCGGTTCGCAGAATAACGTCCGCTACGCGTACTTCGCCAACGCCCAGCGGCTGGCTGTAAAAACAGGCAGCGAAGTCTGGGTCTACGATACGCAAAATCACCAGATCGGCGGCTTCTCCCAGCAGCAAGGCGGCGGCAGCGACATCACCTTCTCCAGCCAGTTCGGAACCGTCCACCTGAACAGCCTGCCGCTCGTCAGCCGCAACGGCCAGCCCGTCCCGCCGCCCGCGCCCATGCAACCGGCCCCGAACTACTCCACGCCGGCGCCGCAGGCTTCCTCCCCGCAGCCGTCGACCCCGCCGCGCGGGGCAGGAGCCGGGAACGAAGTCGACATCCTGGCCGCCATCGAACGGCTGGGCGAACTGAAAGAAAAAGGCGTCCTCACCAGCGACGAATTCCAGTCGAAAAAAGCCGAACTGCTCAGCCGGCTTTAACCCCCTCCCTCTCCGCCCCTGTCGCAATCAAGGCGAGCAGCCATGCCCAATCCGTGGACCGGCAAAGGTAATCCGTACACCCGCGAGGAAGTCGTCGCCCGGCTCCGCGCCACGCTGGCTCGCGGCGAGGCCATCATCGCCGCCGGCGCCGGAACCGGCATTAGCGCCAAGTTCCTGGAAAAAGGCGGCGTCGACCTGATCATCGTTTACAACTCGGGCCGCTTCCGGATGGCCGGCCATGGCTCGACCGCCGGCCTCATGGCCTATGGCGACGCCAACGCCGTGGCGATGGAAATCGGCGAGTTCGAAGTGCTGCCCATCGTGGAAGAAACGCCCGTCATCTGCGGCGTGCACGCCACCGATCCCCGCCGCCGCATGTGGCACTGGCTGCAGCAGGTCAAGCAGATGGGCTTCTCCGGCGTCAACAACTTTCCCACGCACAGCATCGTCGACGGGCAATTCCGCCAGACGCTGGAAGAGACCGGCATGAGCGTACAGAAAGAGATCGACATGATCGCCCTCGCCCGCCGGATGGACCTGTTCACCATTGTCTACGTCGGCAACCCCCAAGAGTCGGCCGCCATGGCAGATGCCGGAGCCGACGTGGTGATCGCCCATGTGGGAACGACCATCGGCGGCTCCATCGGCGTGACCGACGCCGCCTGTTCGCTGGAAGACGCCGCCCGGCGGACGCAGGAAATTATCGTCGCCGCAAAGCAGGTTCGCGACGACGTCATCTGCCTGGCGCACGGCGGGCCGATCGTGGCGCCTGCCGATGCGGCGTATATCAACCAGCACACCGACGCCGTGGGCTTCGTCGGCGCCAGCAGCCTGGAACGCCTGGCCCTGGAGAATTCGCTCCCCCAGCTGACCCGGGAGTTCAAAGCGATTCCCGTAACGCGCCAGAATTAAGAAACGCGGGACGAACTACCGCCGGACAGTCGCCTTTCACTCGGCGCGCGTAAAGAATAACTGCCAGATATTGATTCGTCGTTTCAAGCAGGGACAGACGCCGGACAGACGACATTCTGCCCCTGTTTTTTCGCAGAACGACCAAACCCAGATCGACCTCCATTACCTTAGCGTTCCTGACCGCCATGAAAACGATCGCCGTGCTGGGCACGCTCGACTCCAAAGGGATCGAACACGCCTTCCTGGCCGAACAGATCCGCCAACGCGGCCACAAGGCGCTGCTGATCGATGTGGGCGTCGGCTCCGCGCCGCAGATCACGCCCGACATTTCGCGCGATGAAGTCACCGCCGGCGACCCCGACTGGCCCGCCGTCGTGGCTCGCAATGACCGGGGCGAATGCGTGACGGCCATCTCCCAGGCGGCCCCCCGGCTGCTGTTGCGGCTGCTGCAGGAACGGCGGATCGACGGCGTGATCTCCCTCGGCGGCGGAGGCGGCACCGCCATCGCGGCCGCCGCCATGCGAGCGCTGCCGATCGGCTTCCCCAAGCTGATCGTCTCCACGCTGGCCAGCGGCAACACGGCCCATTACCTGGGCGAAAAAGACATCGTCATGATGCCCAGCATTGTCGATGTGGCCGGGCTCAACCGCATTTCCAAAACCATCTTCCGCAACGCGGCCGGCGCGATCTGCGGCATGGTCGAAACGGAAAAGCCGACCGACGACGACGACAAACGGCTGATCGTCGCCAGCATGTTCGGCAACACCACCGACTGCGTGAACCACGCCAAAACAATCCTGGAACAGGCCGGTTACGAAGTGCTCGTCTTCCACAGCACCGGCGCCGGCGGCCGGGCGATGGAGTCTCTCATCGAAAGCGGCATGGTCGCCGGAGTGCTCGACATCACCACCACCGAATGGGCCGACGAGTTGGTCGGCG is part of the Lignipirellula cremea genome and encodes:
- a CDS encoding SHOCT domain-containing protein, translating into MRQLTAEGHRIVSDLSQRHGFSPDAVTHMLFAVVNGNGSMAQFSHPEFGGSGQWMQGGMMMLGDMFNNYLKGRVSSLCSDIAQIVASQPGLLQSGSFQSQSQSGGGQQDQRSGAHQGPSSLFAPDPEQLWWPQELGSPSASGSQNNVRYAYFANAQRLAVKTGSEVWVYDTQNHQIGGFSQQQGGGSDITFSSQFGTVHLNSLPLVSRNGQPVPPPAPMQPAPNYSTPAPQASSPQPSTPPRGAGAGNEVDILAAIERLGELKEKGVLTSDEFQSKKAELLSRL
- a CDS encoding phosphoenolpyruvate hydrolase family protein, whose product is MPNPWTGKGNPYTREEVVARLRATLARGEAIIAAGAGTGISAKFLEKGGVDLIIVYNSGRFRMAGHGSTAGLMAYGDANAVAMEIGEFEVLPIVEETPVICGVHATDPRRRMWHWLQQVKQMGFSGVNNFPTHSIVDGQFRQTLEETGMSVQKEIDMIALARRMDLFTIVYVGNPQESAAMADAGADVVIAHVGTTIGGSIGVTDAACSLEDAARRTQEIIVAAKQVRDDVICLAHGGPIVAPADAAYINQHTDAVGFVGASSLERLALENSLPQLTREFKAIPVTRQN
- a CDS encoding Tm-1-like ATP-binding domain-containing protein; amino-acid sequence: MKTIAVLGTLDSKGIEHAFLAEQIRQRGHKALLIDVGVGSAPQITPDISRDEVTAGDPDWPAVVARNDRGECVTAISQAAPRLLLRLLQERRIDGVISLGGGGGTAIAAAAMRALPIGFPKLIVSTLASGNTAHYLGEKDIVMMPSIVDVAGLNRISKTIFRNAAGAICGMVETEKPTDDDDKRLIVASMFGNTTDCVNHAKTILEQAGYEVLVFHSTGAGGRAMESLIESGMVAGVLDITTTEWADELVGGVLSAGPHRLEAAAKAGIPAIIAPGCLDMVNFGEPTTIPADHADRQFYAHNPQVTLMRTSPAESTALGHLLATRLNTYTAPVSLLLPLQGLSILGAPGHPFHNPTADAALFTALKQNLRPDIEVIQLDCAINDPVFAEKCAETLLANMAAS